The window TCTTGCTAGCATCACATCCTAACTGCGAATAATGAtggactgtttcctgtcataCAGGTGTTGCCGTCGGATACGGAAGCAATCATGTGTAGCAATCGAGTAGATGTTTGCCTCAAAGGGCTTCACAAGCTGCACAGTTATGACATGCTAAACCCAAAAGActgcagtacacacacacacacacacacacacacacacacacacacacacacaaacaaacacatatagCCAACCCTTTTTTTACAGCCAACCCTTTTTTAGGTGTCAAATACATACATTTACCATTTTCTAAAGGTTTCCTGCTTCAAATGGATTAAACCaatacttctactactactactactactatactactactactactactactactaataataataataataataataataataataataatataataataataataataatgatgataataaaagatgtagataataataataatagatgtCGAGAGTCTTCAGAGGGGCTGCGGAGGACACTTTGACAGGGTGGCGCCCATCAGGGGTGTCTGGGAGAGActgggggggactgatggtcgACCCAAAAAACCTGTGAGTGGCCTCCATGAGGAAACTCAAGGAAAAGTTCTGGTCCTTGATGAGTTCTGGACTGCAGAGTCACAATATCACTGACAGTGTTCTGTTACCTGCTATGACCTTGAACTGACCTTAATTTGCCAGTAGTAAAAGTAACAACTGAGGGATAGCGCCACCCAGCACCAACGATGGAAACGCACAGATGTTGCTGTTCTTCTGATTGCTAATATAATTTGATTTAGTTATATAATTCTCTTcaggatctttaaaaaaaaacaaatagagGTATGTTGtcaacacatcaaaaacattaaaacccacTTTTTTCAGGGATGAGGAAGTCAAACAAGGTAACAGGTAGGAAAAACATGGATGAAGATTGATTATtatcataataataaaaaaatatataataataataatagcaataatacgAATAATATACACTTATACGttcggctctttagcgccgccctagtggctttctggagctttttcaaaaatatgaaaatggaaaaagatggtgtgaatatattttttgttttaatataatttctgccacaggaaaaacacaaacattcttaaaattttccaatgctgtaaaaactgtgtataataaatatttaatttcaacatctcattataatagaagttaaacttaaagcaccatcgtacaccagagtggtcacgtggtgcgtcattctctccaggatgagcTGCCCTgagaataaacatttaatcaggaATGCTTATTATGGATTTGCAGCCTACTTATTTTGAAAAtaggctaatatagctaatatagacacttacagcatgtgttgccttcatgaTAAGGCTTTTAACTtgttgcggctccagacagatttgttttttgtttttttgttccaatatggctctttccaCATTTTGGGATGCCAACCCCTTGTCTAGTCAATCCACCTCACATTCATTAACTCATGTTAATGAGTTTGATCTCATTTCCTACAAGAACACCTTATTTGGATGTGTGATGTcactcagaagctgctccaaTCTGCTCATTCTGAAGACAGGAGCTTCTTCAGCAGCTTTCAAAAGAAAATTTACACATACTCTTGATTGTTGGTCCAGTTCTGGGCCAGATTGTTTTAGCAGCAGGTTAGTTACTGCTGGTTTATAAGGCTGCACtatccagaaaaacaaacttgaTTCCAAAACCTGTTTCTAACCTTCCCCTTATCTTCAAAGTTCTTGGGAACGTTGTGGCGAGTGAGAGGATGAAGAGTTCATTTGAGATGTTTGGATGCATTATTAGTTTATGCTTGACAGATTAGTTGTTGGAACTGATCATCATCAGTTTTTGAGAGGACGTGTTCCTGAGCGAGGAGTTTTTTTCAACTCGAGACTTGCAGGTCAGAGCCAGGGACCAGAGGAAGATGAATATACCTGAAAAAGAGGACAGCAAAACAGTCATTTTGTCCTCAAATCACCACAAAACTGTATGGATTTCATATAAACTGTGCTCGCACTGACCCTGCAGGGAGTTTAGGACAGTGAATAAATAGATCCCAAGCAGAGAGACGTAGGTGAGTCCTGATAAGCCCCAAGGTAGGCCCAGCACACAGCTGAGGCCCAGCAGAGTGGAACCATCCCTCCACAGCCTGGCCCAGTTGTCGTCGTTCATCTTCTTCCAGCCACTGCTGCTTCCACCAcctctcgtcctcttcctcattccaCACATCTTAAACACCACCAGGCAGACCATGCAAAAATTAAACAGTACCACCAGGAAGGGTAAGGCCGCGGTCGTGATGTAGCTGATCAACAGGCCCTGCGGGAACTGGCTGCTTATCCAACATCTGGGGAAAGAGAAGCTGATTTAGTTCAGAAAGAAGCAAACCCAGCATTCACCCCGTGAGTTCCAGCATCTTACAGCAGCACAGTTGAGTTGTGGTTGTCGTCACCTTTCAGTTGAATTGTGTGTTTACCATAAACGTTAAAGCTCACACAGAGCGCCGCGGTCAGCGTTGGCAAACCTGCGCCAAGACAAAAGAAGCACAGAAGAGACGTCAGCTGGACTTGAAAGCAAAGCCAGAACTTTAATTTAAGCCATTTTTGAAGAAAACATAGGAGAGAATAAGATCCTAAATACTTGGTACGGTCCCCTCACCCCATGCCACCAGGCTGAGCTTGAGCATGTATCTCTTGATATCGATGTTAAAGACTCTGACTAAGAGCAGGTAGAGATGGAACCCTTCCACAGCCATCCACAGGAAGGTGGCCATCAGGGAGCAGTGTAACAAGAGACCCAGGCCCTTGCAGATCCAGTCCTCATCAGCTACATCAAGCACCAAAACCCAGCAActgctcagcaggaagctgaggtgGAGGCACAGCAACGCTCCTGTGAGGTGGAGGTGCACACAAACTGTCTTATCTGGACGCCGTTGTCTGGAAGACAAACAACATGGCGACCTTTTATGGCGTGCATGGAACAAATGGAAGCCATGTAATCAGACAAATATGCAGGATCaggagtgtttttgtttttgacacCAACTGACATAATAATCATGATaaaaaaatgttctcttttttctgAATTTCCACTTAATTGCATCAATGTGCACCCTGTATAAATAAccagctccttcctgtttctgagaactgtcagtgatgatgatgatgatgatgatgacactaATGGAGAGTGCCGTTGCTTTGATGAGTTATCACGACCTCTCTTCACTTACTGTATCCTGGCATAGATGATTAAAGCCAAGATTGtgaagaggacagacagagcGGATCCGGTGAAGCTGATGTAGCTCAATGCTGGGGCACTGGCTTTTTCCACTGCTTCCACTACTACAGCAAAAAAGCTGAGGTGGTCACAGCAGCAAACTATCTCAGCTTGAGTCACATTGGTATGGCAACCCTCTGTGCTCCAAtatcctgcaaacacacacacacagaattacaAAAACCCCACAAATGTTGTTGCATCTTGTCTTTGGATGCTCACCCGTTCTGTCATCCAGGTATGTCtcctgccaaaacacacacgctgccTCTTCTATCTGAAACATCGAATACGCTCGtcttcaaaatgaaataaaagaatggaATAATAGTCCAAGAATAATGCAAGAAAGACGTTCACCTCCTTATCGTGTCTGAAGGTCAATCTGACAGGTTGTAAGAGGTCCCTGACACGTCTGCTGCCGGCCTTCACGACCACAACTGAGTCGTCCAAAACAGTGCCTGAACGGTGGTGAGAGCGCCCTGCCGACCGTCCTTTCCCCCCACCTGGAGCGGGAGCAGGCTGCCAGCAACAAGGACATGTGACTTTAATGTACataaacccaaacccaaccagaacatgaaaaacatcacatttagcCAATGTGACAATAGAGCAATTCAGTTAAAGTCCCTAATGACACTTTGTAAATGTTTTACTTTGGAGTGATGAGCCTCACTGGACCCCAAAAATGTCATGACAGGACCACTGATACGCAGGACGACGCAACTCACCCAGAGCTTCAAGTCTtgctaaaaagaaaagtgtaaaaagacaaagagtAATCCACATTGTTCTGGAAGTTGGCACTGGGAAAGGACGATCTGTCGAATGACTGTTCTGCTTTCTGAAGGTTTGCTTAGATACGATCGGAGTTTTACATCTACATTACTTGTGGTTAGATGACAAAAAATACAGAAAGTCAGTCAAtatgtcacactctgctccagcccatggactcagtacttttccactcccctgctcacaccacaccctctgatcaccacacctgccctcactcactgatcacacacctgccctcactcatcaatcagttcacctatcagtatatattctccagcctcacactcactcagtgccagattgtccctgctatgcatgaccttccagcgtttacctgcctgtcttcccggtatcgaccctgcctgtgtacgacctgcctgctctgcctgacccccggtaaattaactctgtcttctgttttgaccacgagctcagccagtctccctctggattgtttgcctgattctgcctgcctccaggttactgaacttttgcctgcctcgaccaagtccactgtcccgccctcgaactgttctttgtttgccagattacagttaataaacctgttaactgatcatcagtttattgcctgttttgtactgcacttgggtccataccaaaCCCGTCACAGTCGTGTCTGGTTTTGTGCttttctgtccacctgcagaaagaccacctgcctacacacacacacacacacaaagaatgtgtattagaagctgcagctggctcTATAAACAGGTggtaattttacatttgaaGATGAAAATAACAGCACCAAACTCCTTCACCACCACTCCTTGAACCCCACAAATGTTCTGTGTATTTCTATTAAACTGTAATCACATGAGTGCGGTCCTCTTGTCTCATGtttaaaaatccatccataCTATGTGAACGACTAAGAGTTATTGCTGGTTTAGACTTTTACCTCCTGTGTTAGCTTCAAGCTGATTTTTGATATGTTCAAAGAGCGTCTAATCACTTCCCTGTGTAGTTATTTCCTTTTTGAGTGAACCTGAGTGGACTCTTCAGTGTTCACCTGTCCCCCAAACAACTCATTAGTCTCATAAAAAGTGCTTCTATgtgcacttttttctttttctgctgtgctgttcTTTTGCTGGTTGTAATCAACACCGGTCATCTGTTGAAAAGCCCAAATCTTTCATGTGGAAACTCCGGCAGACAAATCCTCGCTGACTTTCTATAATAATATGAATGATTATGACAGTTTTATTACCATAAAAAATAAGAAAGTAAAGCAAAGTTGCCagaatatttaaacaaaatttcaaaacttacagatcattttctgctctctgtgggACACGAGTGACGGTCCTGTTGAGAAGACATCCTGGACTCTCTGAGgaggtcaaatcaaatcaatctttatttatatagcgtcttatacaatcaaaattgtttcaaggcgctttccagaatcccagggcctgaccccagacaagcaacagtggcaaggaaaaactcccctttaacaggaagaaaccttgagcaggaccaggctcatgtagggggaccctcctgctgatggccggctgggtaaagagagaggagaagggggaggacaggtagaggataggataggataggttgggtaggagaggagagaggaggggggtagaggagaggagaggagagggagaggaaagggagaaggagaggagaggcacagagcacagaaacacacacaaaaaatatgatatacaatcacttcagcggggccggaggtcattatgcagctctgaggccggcgatacctgtaaataaatagagggggggggagcagaaaaactacacaagaactagtctgcttgatgaggagaggaaaccatgacccagtggagtgacagaggcctgtcaggtgatcatgtttccggaccccggcagcctcggcctatagcagcattgctaagatgtgacctaatgattagacgaccccctaagtataataatttgtctgtctatgataataactggaactactgaattagtaacaataagctttttcaaagaggaaggttttgagtctgatcttaaaagtagcgatggagtcagcccccgtacctggacagggagctggttccatagcaggggggcctggtagctaaatgctcggccccccattctactcctagagactctgggaaccacaggtagaccagcattctgagagcggagcggtctattgggctggtaaggtgtcactagctcctccaagtaggatggagctaggcctctgaggaccttgtaggtcaaaagaagggttttaaaaattattctaaatttaacgggcagccaatgaagcgacgccagtacaggagttatgtgatctcttttgtcagtacctgtcagaactctggctgcagcattttggatcaactggaggcttcttaaagagttgtttggacaccctgataataaagaattacaatagtccagcctggaaggaacaaatgcatggactaacttttcagcatcaggctgcgtcagtagcttcctaatttttgtgatgttcctcaggtgaaaaaaggcacttctagagactaatttaatgtgtgagttgaaggagagattttgatcaaaagttactcctagattcctcacagagagactagatgttaatgagataccatctagagtgatcatgtgatctaatctatcccagagaggttcaggaccaaacaccatgacctcagtttttcctgagttaaggaggaggaaatttgaagacatccaggacttatgtctttaagacaggtctgaagcttcactaacttctctgtctcctctggtttcatggataaatagagctgagtgtcatcagcataacaatgaaaatttatcccatgctgccgaataatgttccctaagggaagcatgtacaatgtgaagaggattggtccgagtacagaaccttgaggaactccatggctaaccctactgtatgaggagggaacaccatggacatgagcaaactggtatctatcagataaatatgatctaaaccagtctagtgctgtccctttaatcccaatcacatgttccagtctctgtaacaggatgctgtgatcaactggatcaaaagcagcactgaggtccagcagaaccaacatagagaccagtccatgatctgaagctatgagaagatcattagtgactttaagaagtgctgtttctgtgctgtggtgagctctaaagcctgactgaaacatctcaaacaggctgttcctctgcaggtgctgctgtaactgagtcaccaccaccttctctagaactttagaggtaaaaggaaggttggatattggcctataatttgctaagacatcaggatccagtgatgtttttttaagcaacggcttaatcactgccaccttgtaggaccggggttcataacctgacactaaagaaccattgatctggtccaggatagaactgcctatcaatggtaaaacatccttcaacaggtgtgttgggatgggatctaaaggacacgtggtggtcttggatttctgaattagcgatgacgcctcagaaaaatatataggggtgaaggagcttaagggctcgttggagaccctgtatgttcccacagtcggcacatctggtgatggtccagttgttgggatagcctggttagctttctctctgatagctagaactttatcagtgaagaagctcatgaagtcttcaccactcagggaagaagggatacgtggatctaaaacactgtgactcttagttaatttggccacagtgctgaaaagaaacctgggattgctcttattttccttaatcaaagaagaaaaataagctgttctagccttgcaaagggcctttttgtaacctaatagacagtctttccaggctacatgatagctgtctgtTTTTGGGTCAACGGAGGTCACAATTTGTGTAGTGGACAATGGGACTAACTACCTACAGCTTCTGACCAGTTTCCATAGTTCAGGAAGAAGCGCGACAAGTAAGGCTGAGAGAAGCTTAATAAGGAAAGTGGAAGAACAGTCTGACCTCTGGAAGTCCCAGTGGTCTGGGACTGGATAAAAAAATGGCTACATTTGGGATTTGGACAGGATCTTTTTGTTCTGCAGTCCCTCCCAAGAGGAACACACCTCCAAAAGCTCTCCTGGGAAGATGGTGAAGAAGGGAATCCCTCACCATGTAAGTCAACaagctttttaaactttttaaagtgGTCACACTCCAGATGTTGGAAATGGAGCCACTTCTGAGGAGGATCTAGCATGAGGATCGAGGATGAAGACGTCCCGGGGAGGCCTGATGGAGGATGCATTTGTGATTTAGGCATCATGCTGTGAAAGTGAGGGACGAAGAAGGAAGACGTTTATAAAGTGCAGCAAATCCATATTTGGACACAAAATATGGCTCCCTGCTGAACTGGCCGGTGCTTGATTTGCTTTCTGTGCTGTCTGGGGAACCATTTAAGAGTCAAATTAACTATCAAAAGAGGTTTTCTGTCAAGGTTTTTGTTTATGTATTTGTACCACTGGGAAGGAGAAAAGCTGCTCTTACTTCCACGCTACGTTCTTGTATTTGATGTATTTGGTGTTCTACTGCCCCCTGTCGTATAACTGACTGACATGCAGCCATTTCATACATCAGCCCAACTCAGATTTGGTCAAAATTAGATATTTGGAGCCTGTTTtttggatttgtttgtttgtgatttCCTTCAAAAGAATCACATTGTTTGCCTCAAAGGGCTTCACAAGCTGCACAGTTATGACATGCTAAACCCAAAAGActgcagtacacacacacacacacacacacacacacacacacacacacacacacacacacacacacacacaaacaaacacatatagCCAACCCTTTTTTTACAGCCAACCCTTTTTTAGGTATCAAATACATACATTTACCATTTTCTAAAGGTTTCCTGCTTCAAATGGATTAAACCAatacttctactactgctactactactactactactactactactactactactactactataataataatataataataataataataatgataataataaaagatgTAGATAATAATAGATGTCGAGAGTCTTCAGAGGGGCTGCGGAGGACACTTTGACAGG is drawn from Takifugu flavidus isolate HTHZ2018 chromosome 2, ASM371156v2, whole genome shotgun sequence and contains these coding sequences:
- the LOC130521493 gene encoding adhesion G-protein coupled receptor G5-like isoform X2; amino-acid sequence: MSKQIFRKQNSHSTDRPFPVPTSRTMWITLCLFTLFFLARIEALDCNAVPHWCSQANGSWTKCYEREITTCRQRLRHFNFHHLRVNVSEEAERSVTNCRVNVPSSALQMSRGNVSDDEVLLVVTVLNSNFFQPAPAPGGGKGRSAGRSHHRSGTVLDDSVVVVKAGSRRVRDLLQPVRLTFRHDKEIEEAACVFWQETYLDDRTGYWSTEGCHTNVTQAEIVCCCDHLSFFAVVVEAVEKASAPALSYISFTGSALSVLFTILALIIYARIQQRRPDKTVCVHLHLTGALLCLHLSFLLSSCWVLVLDVADEDWICKGLGLLLHCSLMATFLWMAVEGFHLYLLLVRVFNIDIKRYMLKLSLVAWGLPTLTAALCVSFNVYGKHTIQLKGDDNHNSTVLLCWISSQFPQGLLISYITTAALPFLVVLFNFCMVCLVVFKMCGMRKRTRGGGSSSGWKKMNDDNWARLWRDGSTLLGLSCVLGLPWGLSGLTYVSLLGIYLFTVLNSLQGIFIFLWSLALTCKSRVEKNSSLRNTSSQKLMMISSNN